tagactgagctactgccccccgaGTGCTGTGCTTCTTGACGCTGACAGACGGGGCCGAAGGTTGCTAttactgaggaaaaaaaagccaGCTAAGGTCCAAATCCAGTGCTCGACATTGCATCATTTCCGAAGCCATAGAAGTTAAATATTAGAGATTTATGGTGCCGCTCCCACAGCAGCAGCGTACGTGGTGTGAAGACCAGAAACCAGCGACTCGTATTCAGCAAACTACAGGTAACGGTGGGACCATGAGGTGAGTGTCTGCTCTGGTTTTTAATGTCTGGGATCAGTAACAATTTTAATAAGTTTAACATTATGGATGATTTTGCCCTCCGGACTTTCTGCAAAGATacattctcttcttcttcccttcctttcttttctccctgCCATTTATTCCTTTGTTTCTTGATCCATTTCCTTCTCTTCTGTCCTTTCTCCTTCTACCTTTTGTCCCTTTCAGCCCTTTCTTCAGTGTTACCCTCATCCCCTTTTATTCtcttctatctttctttctgatccctctttcacacacttctttattgttttatccATTATTTGTGACTGTACTCTTCGGTTTCTTTGCTCTTTTGTTCCTACTTCTTTCCTTCATTTCCTCCttatttatttccttcattATCCTCCTCCCCATTATCATCCTCCCCTGCCTAATGTCAGAAATATTCTTCCTTGATTcactccttccttctttctagTCTTCCTCCTCATTAATTTGTCGTTACTTGGTTTCTTCCTACCTTTTAGGGCTGAAACGAATAGATCTTCATTTGAATGGTTCGATAGCGATCGACACAATCCAGATCCGATCTCTGTCTTCATCACGTGAAACTAGAAGACCTAAGAGATCTTCTGGTACTATGTCACGCTGGCCTGGGGGGAAAGGGGGTTCATTAACCAAAGTTTAATCCAAAGTTAGGCTACATGTGGCAAGGTCCATTGACCTCTCAGCTCAAGATATCTGAATGAAATGTCACTCAATGTTTGTTACTTTACAGCGTTGACGGCTGTAGTGTGCTCACggtaaattaaaagtaaaatgtaaatttaaatgtagatgtattttatttatatggcacCTTACATCGACCGATAGGTgaaccaaagtgcttcacaacagataaaaccacagatttaaaacaacaacacaccaaTAACAAAGATACaataatgaatgagaaaagtaagaaaaaaattaaatcaatataAATGTGCCATCACATTACTAGGTACCAAACGCCACTTTAAAAAGATGCGTCTTTTAGATGCGTGTAACAGTACATTAATGTTACTGCTTTGCGGTCAATTCTCAATGTAAACATTGATACTTTTACAACCTTGCACTATTGTAAAATCTCTATCAAATCTAAGCAACATTTGCAACTGAAATATCCCAAATACGCATTGATTCAGGAATTGGATCGAATAAGGACTGTCGAACCTCAAAATTTGAATCTGGAAATAGTGGCAATGCCACAGTTCCTATTTCTTAATTTCCCCCATCCGTCTTTCCCGTCTTGATTTACACCACTCTGATGCTTCTGTGTCAGCACGTTCCTTGCTTTATTGACTCATTTCTTATGTCCTTCCCTTTCAGTTATTCATTATCTCTTCCTTTCTGCCTCTACATGAAGATGAtcacatatgcaaacacagcACGCCACAGAGCGCAATATATTACTATACTGCATAACAattcatttgacatttgttattgttaataTCCATCAGTGATGCTCGGACCCAAGCAACACTGGAGTCCAAACTGGAGGCCCTGCAGTGCCATTTCACTTGGAATCTGGACCCAGGAACAACTAAACTCTTCCGTCTCAGGGACCAGCTGAAGGACATCGGCACAGAGGAGGGATACAGCTGGCTGGGTCACATTTACAACCTGCAAGGGTTCATTCACTACCAGCTGGGGTTCACCGATGATGCCCTGCGTTTCttcagcagagcagcagaggcCTTCCGCCAGATGAGAAACACCGTCTCAGACGAGGGTCCCTGGTTGGTGGTGAACCACGGCAACCTGGCGTGGCTGCACCACCACCTGGGAGACCAAGCAGAGAGTCGGGCTTACCTGTCGAAGGCTGACGACTTGACGAATGAATACCCGTCTCCGTCCCAGGACCAGCTCCATCCAGAGATCTACGCAGAAAAAGCCTGGACCCTGATGAAGTTTggcacagaaaaaaagcttctggCTGCAGATTACTTCCAGAGAGCCATCAGGATGCAGCCGGACATGGTGGAGTGGCACAGCAGCCACGTCATAGGGTTAGTGGATACTTTTAAGCATAGCAACAAAAAGTTGGGGGCTGACATcttggaaaaaatgaaaatcgcCAAGGAACACGATCCAGAGAACTTGTACCTCGCTGCTCTGTACCTTGAGGCACGTGCTACGAAGGGAAAGCAAATTGAAAGTAAAGCACGTGAGTTGGCCAGCAGGGTTTTAAGAAAACCCATTAGCAGCTATAGTGGTATCAAACCTTTACTTAGGCTGTACAGAATGTATGTATCTCCTGATGAGGCCATTGATTTGGCTGAGGAAGTTCTGGAAAGACATCCAGATGAGCGATATCTGAAAAGATGTGCAGCAATCTGCTACAAAAAGAGGATCTTTTTCCACAAAGACAATCCCCTGGAGCACAGCATGATCCACAGAGCCATAAATCTCTATGAGGAAGTGATTCCTCTTTACCCTCTTTCTTCACTCAAGAGAAAAATATCTCTTGCAAACATATACGCAGAGTCGAAACACCGCGCTAAAGCTGACCAGATATACGAGGAACTGCTGGCGAGTGATCTGGATGCTGAAGGGGCACAGATGCTGTACAACTACTACGCCAAATATGTACATTGCATCCGAAAAGAGAGCTACAAGTCGATAGAATATCACATGATGGCGGCGGCGGTCCCGCAAGAATCTTCCTATCGTAATCACAGCATCCGAACTCTGGAGAGGatcagagaaagaaacagaaaccgAATGTGTGGAGAAATACGTGAGTTTCTGAATAACCTGAAAGACTAATGCTGCTTTTCCAATGCATGGTACGGCTCAACTTAACTCGctattttttggggttttccatTCACAAAGGTTTGAGATTGTAGCCTTGCAGGTACGTATTTGGTAGAACATtggtcgaggttccaagcgagctgagccAACACTAGAAGAGTTGGAGACCATTGGTTGGTtagagagaatcgtcactagcGCGACATGGTATCTCCTGCACAGACCCACCTTTTCCAAGCTATTGTCAATAGAGACCGCAATTAGTTCCTTCACCCCGCTCAGCTTTTACAAAGTGACAGCCTAAAACATTACACTGTTCAATGCAAATTTTGATGCTACTTAAACGCCTGTGCTGCTCTACAGTCTAGTGCTCCGAAACGGACGTTATAAGAAGCCAAAGCTGCTTGTGTAACTAGCCAACATCACACGTGGCAGTAGGTAACATTAGCCTACTGTTAGCTAGTAGCTACCTACAACACTGTCAAAATGCTGACAGCTCAACGGTCTAACGTGTGCTGTATTTCAGTGGAGTATTCCAAGGGTTCAACAACCTGCAGCTgaagacacagaggagactAGCTGCACCGTGACCACTGCTGCTGTCTCAGTTGTCGGAGAGACGACACAGAAAGGACTTCATGGAGCGTTCACTTGCAACTCTTAAGCTCATTGTGCATTCAAAGATATTGTAAATCACCTTTCTATCTAACTAATCTATTCTAGtggttcttctttttgtcataTAACATCAATTGACTGgtgaaataagttattgttattgtaaatacattttaattgaattatttaaatttgagcATGTAGCCTTCGCAATGAATAAACAAGTCTTTAATGTCACTGTTTGCCGTTTTGTGCTCTCCTTATTTTAGGATCGGTTCAGACACGGGCAtcttattaaaaatgttgatttagcACTGGTAATATATCCTTTAAGGTAGCACCTAGGGTGTCTCCCCACTTTCCAAAATCAAatttgttccccccccccccgcttcaAAATCGTGAAAATTCTTCCCTCTATGAAATGATCCTCTCAAGTCTTGTCGATCATCcctaaattaaacaataaagacagtaagacatgtttttttgataGGCACCAAATTTATTTACTATTCTTTCTGGCAAAACGTATCATTGTGATCAGCttaattattttctggattttgtaTAACAGTCCCTAAATGTAtgtagaaatgcaggaaatgggaTTCAAATCGAAAACATTTCTCCAGCAGAGGACCCCCAGACCCTCTGTTTTCACTTATATTGTAAACCCAAGTTACACCCTTGGGTAGCACGATCTAGTAATAGGGTTGTAGAAAGGTGCTATTCATTTAATTGTAATGAAAATCAAATGGTTTATGCAAGAAAAGATAGTACTGCCATCGGTTTTGAGGCGTTTTGGTTGCATTAGTGCAATTTTGCCTCTAGCATGTTGAGAAAAACAACTGTGTGAAGAGTTTTAACCAGAAAACTCTGAATTATGGGGAAATGTGTGTAACCACAGAGGTTAATGAGTGAACAAGTAAAACTATTTGAACTGAAGCTAAAGATGTATGAAGCCCAGACGTGTGTGCTCCACTGAGTGTAATcaattgtgaaaaaaactgtaaaaactgtttttaaacacattttttattaaagtcaTTGGTTAATCGTTCTTGGCCTTTTGGATAAAAACACCACggataataaatcaaaaaagcTTCATTAGACAGGTTTTTGGACAATACAGTAAATGTCATCACTTTACATTCAAACTCTGCCACTAtaattatgtgaaaaaacaatattttattgcacaaaaatttatttaaaaaaatatgtattgtagtatttaatataattccagaataaatacatgaaaataagCAACTTGGGACATCTTAAATTGTTAACTTAGATAGTTGGATATAGAACATTTATATTTGTACATGATTTATAGCAAAACGGTGCTTAATTTTCATGTCACTGGACAGCTCTGACAAAGCACCCTCATTGTTTAAAACCAGATCTGATTTTTGTGACATCACACTGTATTCCAGATTATAGTAGGCAGAAGAAGTGTTTCCTTGTGAACAGGTTTTTGTGTTACATTGCCTACTCGTCCCACCTCAGCTTCGTACAGACTCCATCCCCCTTGTATCCTACATTTGGGATTTCTAGCTCCTTTAAATGCCAACAAAAGATGGCAGTGAGCAGTAAACTAAAAAAGATGATACTGGTTCTGGAGCAGCAGTTGTAGTCGTTGGAGcagtggttgttgttgttggggtgACAGTTGCTGTTGTAGTCTGGGAGGCCATTGTTGTCATTGGGGTGGTGGTTGTCTTTGGGGCAGTGGTTGTTGTCGATGGGGTgacagttgttgttgtagtcTGGGAGGCCATTGTTGTCATTGGGCTGGTGGTTGTCTTTGGGGCAGTGGCTGTTGTCGTTGGGGTgacagttgttgttgtagtcTGGGAGGCCATTGTTGTCATTTGGCTGGTGGTTGTCTTTGGGGcagtggttgttgttgttggggtgacagttgttgttgtagtcTGGGAGGCCATTGTTGTCATTGGGGTGGTGGTTGTCTTTGGGGCAGTGGCTGTTGTCGTTGGGGAAATGGTTTTTATGGTGTCGGTAGAGCAGTAGTTGTTGTTGGGGCGGTGATTGTTGTCATTGGGGCGTCAGAAGCAACCCTAACCCCAGCATTAGATACTGATTGGTTTTCAGACCCAGAGGTTGGAGAAGAGGTTCATTGTGGAAGATGAGAGACTCCACTGCTGTATTTAGGACAGACAGAgtgaagggagagaggagaacGGAGAAGCTACACAAGAGCAGCAGGCCAAACACTATTGTGCTCCCAGAAGCCTTCCCAGAAGCTTTGAATGCTTCAAatatgtcattttgttttaagaaaaggacaaaaatcgcttaaaaaacaaccatttcTGAAAccttgcattaaaaaaaacaatgctttcaAATTGGCCCATAATTATCAGcaggctttttgaggaatactTAAAACAAGATTTTACCTGTGGCtgaagaaatgttaaaaaataatcacaatggGCACTGGGCCTAAATTAATAAAAGCCAGAGTGTCCTCAATAGCCAGTTAGCTtccactaaaatgtaaaaaaatgaatggtcaAATGTGTACTGCTGTGTTAACATTATAGATACAAACCGGAACCAGAAAGTCTGAGTGAACATTTCGGCATGgcctttaaaacattagcaaacctCTTTCTAGCTCGTGTATTGAATCTGTCAGCTGTGTAGTCGATGCCTCGAGAGAACAAAGGAAGTGACTCAGAGCTCGCCGTGAAGCAGTGTCTACGTCTGTACGACGTGAATGACGTAATTAAcgttttaaaaggcttt
This sequence is a window from Etheostoma cragini isolate CJK2018 chromosome 9, CSU_Ecrag_1.0, whole genome shotgun sequence. Protein-coding genes within it:
- the LOC117949926 gene encoding interferon-induced protein with tetratricopeptide repeats 1-like; its protein translation is HLLLLISISDARTQATLESKLEALQCHFTWNLDPGTTKLFRLRDQLKDIGTEEGYSWLGHIYNLQGFIHYQLGFTDDALRFFSRAAEAFRQMRNTVSDEGPWLVVNHGNLAWLHHHLGDQAESRAYLSKADDLTNEYPSPSQDQLHPEIYAEKAWTLMKFGTEKKLLAADYFQRAIRMQPDMVEWHSSHVIGLVDTFKHSNKKLGADILEKMKIAKEHDPENLYLAALYLEARATKGKQIESKARELASRVLRKPISSYSGIKPLLRLYRMYVSPDEAIDLAEEVLERHPDERYLKRCAAICYKKRIFFHKDNPLEHSMIHRAINLYEEVIPLYPLSSLKRKISLANIYAESKHRAKADQIYEELLASDLDAEGAQMLYNYYAKYVHCIRKESYKSIEYHMMAAAVPQESSYRNHSIRTLERIRERNRNRMCGEIREFLNNLKD